TTTGGAAAACTATTTTTCATTATTTTCTTATTACTATTCTTTTTTGCTACTGTAACATCTGCAATTTCTATGTTAGAGATTAGTGTTGCTTCCTTAACAAAAAAAGGAAAGGGAAAACGTGAAAAAATGGCATTGATTGTTGGATTACTAATCTTTGTTGTTGGAATTCCATCGGCACTATCATATGGTGTATTAAGTGATGTGAAGCTTTTTGGAAAAACAGTGTTTGATTTAGCAGACTTTGCAGTAAGTAACGTTCTTATGCCGCTTGGTGTATTATTAGTTGCAATTTTCGTGCCATTAAAAATGAAGAAAGATGTATTAATGAAAGAACTGGGTGTCAGTAAAAATAAAGGCTATAAATTATTTGTATTATGGTTATTCTTACTTCGCTATATCGCACCAATTGCAATTATTATCGTATTTTTAAATGTAATTGGAGTGATTTAAAGTACAAAAGGCTCTAGCATAACGTTATGCTAGAGCCTTTTAATTATAGAATTATCTTTTCTGTAATTCGTTTACTGTAACAAATTGATAGCCTTTTTTAGATAAAGAATCTAAAATGCTTTCAATGGTCTTTAAGGCATTATTAGAATCGTCATACATGGAATGTAATAAAATGATAGATTCAGGTTCTACATTTTTTGTAGGAGCATCATCAAAGGTTAGGGCGACGACTTTTTGATTTGTTTCTACCCGATTTGTTAATTTACCAAATAGTTGATACGTTCGTGAATTCATTAATTTATAAGTTCCAAAGAGTAGGAAGAGAAGAGTGGTTAGTATAATCAATGATGTAATGATTCTTTTGTTCATAAAGCGCCCTCACATTATTTTTAATTTTAAAAAGTAGTGGGATGCAAGTGAGGAAAATTTATCATATAATAAAGTTGAATCAAAAGGTATATTAGGAGGTGTTGATATGGCGATTACAATACAATTGCCAGACACTGCAGCGTCTCATGCAAAGCCAAGTATGGAAATGGCGATACTTTGCGTGAGGTAGACAAGTAGTATTCAATCGCCAAAATGAGCTCGTATCATTTCTTTTATATTTGGCTTTGCACCTTATTGAAATGAACCATAAAAAATAAGGGGCGAGCAGAAATGAAATACGTAAAGGCAGCGACTGTTTTACCAGAAAACTTAATTGCAGAAATTCAAAAGTATGTACAAGGTGAAACAATTTACATTCCAAAACAAGAAACTAAACATTATAAATGGGGTACACGATCTGGCGGAAGAAAGCAACTTGATGCACGGAATAGAGACATTAAACATGCTTTTAAAAGTGGAACTACCATTCATCAATTAGCAGAGGAATACTTTCTTTCTACGGAAACGATAAAAAAAATCGTGTATTCAAAATAATAATGAAAAACACTGATTATTCAATTAGAAATAATCAGTGCTTTTTGTGTATACTTTGTTTATGAATCGTTTTCGACATTTTATAAAATAAGTGTATTGTATACAATAAAAAGAGATCAACAATTTGTATGGAGTGATAATAATGGAAGCATTTATTAGAAGTGATCAATATAATTTTATAAAATCACAAACTCATATTCTAGCGCATGGACACGCAACAGCAAACGATAGAGGTGTTATTGCTGCGCTGAAGTCTCTTGCAATAGAAAAAGTGTTACATGTTTTTGAAAATCTTACTGATGAACAAAAAAAAATAATCGATACGATTTTGGCAGTTGAAAATAGAGAGAAGGCAGAAGCGTTTTTACTTCAGTTAAATCCATATGTTATTCCGTTTCAGGAAATTACACCACAAGCGTTAAAAAAAATATTTCCTAAAGCTAAAAAATTGAAGCTTCCTGAAATAGAAGAAATAAATATGAAAGAAATGTCGTATTTAGGTTGGATTGATAAAGGAACGGGCAGAAAGTTTATTATAGCAAAGAACGGAAATAAGTTTGTTGGCCTACAGGGAACATTTCAAAGTATAAATAAAAAGAGTATTTGTTCATTGTGTCATGGTCACGAAGAAGTAGGTCTGTTTTTAGTTGAAATAAAAGGTGATGTACCAGGTACTTTTGTTAAAAAAGGAAACTATATTTGTAAAGATAGTATAGCATGTAATCAGAATATGACTTCGCTTGATAAATTACATGACTTTATTGAGAGATTGAGGAAATAAATTATTGCAAAAGATCGTACTAAACTACATTCATCACTATAATTGTGTGTGAGTTCAAGAAAACAAAAATGACCTGTTCCCTAAAGAATAGAGGGAACAGGTCTAGGGATACTTTTCAATAGGTAGGAGATGTAAATCTCTACCCATTGAAATTCACTTAGATCATAACGCCATTATCTGCAAAGTGATACCACTTTCCATCAATGAACAGGTAGCTAGTAGCCATGGAACCATTTGTATTTAGATAATACCAAGTAGATCCTTCTTTTAACCAGCCAGTAG
This sequence is a window from Bacillus pseudomycoides DSM 12442. Protein-coding genes within it:
- a CDS encoding polysaccharide deacetylase, which produces MNKRIITSLIILTTLLFLLFGTYKLMNSRTYQLFGKLTNRVETNQKVVALTFDDAPTKNVEPESIILLHSMYDDSNNALKTIESILDSLSKKGYQFVTVNELQKR
- a CDS encoding CD3324 family protein codes for the protein MKYVKAATVLPENLIAEIQKYVQGETIYIPKQETKHYKWGTRSGGRKQLDARNRDIKHAFKSGTTIHQLAEEYFLSTETIKKIVYSK
- a CDS encoding FusB/FusC family EF-G-binding protein, producing MEAFIRSDQYNFIKSQTHILAHGHATANDRGVIAALKSLAIEKVLHVFENLTDEQKKIIDTILAVENREKAEAFLLQLNPYVIPFQEITPQALKKIFPKAKKLKLPEIEEINMKEMSYLGWIDKGTGRKFIIAKNGNKFVGLQGTFQSINKKSICSLCHGHEEVGLFLVEIKGDVPGTFVKKGNYICKDSIACNQNMTSLDKLHDFIERLRK